Proteins encoded in a region of the Mycteria americana isolate JAX WOST 10 ecotype Jacksonville Zoo and Gardens chromosome 9, USCA_MyAme_1.0, whole genome shotgun sequence genome:
- the PLEKHA3 gene encoding pleckstrin homology domain-containing family A member 3 isoform X2, which translates to MEGVLYKWTNYLAVHATDNTRMELIIPGEQHFYMKAVNAAERQRWLVALGSAKACLADTRTKKEKEISETNESLKTKMSELRLYCDLLMQQVHTIQEFVHHDETRSPPSIENMNEASSLLSATCNTFITTLEECVKIANAKFKPEMFQLPHPDPLVSPVSPSPVQMMKRSISHPGPCYSERNNHSVKEPISSLHRFSQRRRRTYSDTESYSDTPFEDSQRSARSAVNGDLVSSAIPEENRSVSKERSEVEETLSSFNP; encoded by the exons ATGGAGGGGGTCCTGTACAAGTGGACCAACTACCTGGCGG TTCATGCAACAGACAACACAAGAATGGAGCTAATCATCCCAGGGGAACAGCATTTCTATATGAAAGCAGTTAATGCAGCCGAAAGGCAAAGGTGGCTGGTAGCACTGGGGAGTGCAAAAGCCTGTTTAGCAGATaccaggacaaaaaaagaaaaag aaatAAGTGAGACCAATGAATCTCTTAAAACCAAAATGTCCGAACTTCGTCTCTACTGTGATCTTTTAATGCAGCAAGTTCATACAATACAAGAATTTGTTCATCATGATGAGACTCGCTCTCCTCCCAGCATTGAG aacatgAATGAAGCCTCTTCCTTGCTTAGTGCCACATGTAATACATTTATCACAACACTTGAAGAATGTGTGAAGATTGCTAATGCCAAGTTTAAGCCGGAAATGTTCCAGCTGCCTCACCCTGATCCCTTAGTTTCTCCTGTGTCACCATCACCTGTCCAAATG atgAAGCGTTCCATTAGCCACCCTGGTCCTTGCTATTCAGAAAG GAATAATCACTCTGTGAAAGAACCAATTTCATCCCTTCACCGATTTTCACAGCGGCGCAGAAGAACATACTCAGATACAGAATCTTACAGTGATACTCCCTTTGAAGATTCTCAGA GATCTGCTAGAAGTGCTGTCAATGGAGATCTGGTATCATCAGCCATTCCTGAAGAAAATAGATCAGTATCAAAGGAAAGATCTGAAGTGGAAGAGACTCTTTCATCCTTTAATCCTTGA
- the PLEKHA3 gene encoding pleckstrin homology domain-containing family A member 3 isoform X1 has translation MEGVLYKWTNYLAGWQPRWFVLDNGILSYYDSQDDVCKGSKGSIKMAVCEIKVHATDNTRMELIIPGEQHFYMKAVNAAERQRWLVALGSAKACLADTRTKKEKEISETNESLKTKMSELRLYCDLLMQQVHTIQEFVHHDETRSPPSIENMNEASSLLSATCNTFITTLEECVKIANAKFKPEMFQLPHPDPLVSPVSPSPVQMMKRSISHPGPCYSERNNHSVKEPISSLHRFSQRRRRTYSDTESYSDTPFEDSQRSARSAVNGDLVSSAIPEENRSVSKERSEVEETLSSFNP, from the exons ATGGAGGGGGTCCTGTACAAGTGGACCAACTACCTGGCGG GTTGGCAGCCTAGGTGGTTTGTTTTAGACAATGGGATATTGTCATACTATGATTCACAGGATGATGTTTGCAAAGGCAGCAAAGGAAGTATAAAGATGGCTGTGTGTGAAATAAAAG TTCATGCAACAGACAACACAAGAATGGAGCTAATCATCCCAGGGGAACAGCATTTCTATATGAAAGCAGTTAATGCAGCCGAAAGGCAAAGGTGGCTGGTAGCACTGGGGAGTGCAAAAGCCTGTTTAGCAGATaccaggacaaaaaaagaaaaag aaatAAGTGAGACCAATGAATCTCTTAAAACCAAAATGTCCGAACTTCGTCTCTACTGTGATCTTTTAATGCAGCAAGTTCATACAATACAAGAATTTGTTCATCATGATGAGACTCGCTCTCCTCCCAGCATTGAG aacatgAATGAAGCCTCTTCCTTGCTTAGTGCCACATGTAATACATTTATCACAACACTTGAAGAATGTGTGAAGATTGCTAATGCCAAGTTTAAGCCGGAAATGTTCCAGCTGCCTCACCCTGATCCCTTAGTTTCTCCTGTGTCACCATCACCTGTCCAAATG atgAAGCGTTCCATTAGCCACCCTGGTCCTTGCTATTCAGAAAG GAATAATCACTCTGTGAAAGAACCAATTTCATCCCTTCACCGATTTTCACAGCGGCGCAGAAGAACATACTCAGATACAGAATCTTACAGTGATACTCCCTTTGAAGATTCTCAGA GATCTGCTAGAAGTGCTGTCAATGGAGATCTGGTATCATCAGCCATTCCTGAAGAAAATAGATCAGTATCAAAGGAAAGATCTGAAGTGGAAGAGACTCTTTCATCCTTTAATCCTTGA
- the FKBP7 gene encoding peptidyl-prolyl cis-trans isomerase FKBP7 produces the protein MGRGLTLLLLPLALLAAPAQAQGGTAAAAEEVKIEVLHLPEVCSPTSKKGDLLNAHYDGFLASDGSKFYCSRTQNEGHPKWFVLGVGQVIKGLDIAMMNMCPGEKRKVIIPPSLAYGQQGYAQGKIPPNATLIFEIELYAVNRGPRSVEAFNQIDKDSDKKLSELEISQYLKEEFARDGKKRHPSVHDEILADIFKKNDHDGDGFISAKEYNVYQHDEL, from the exons ATGGGCCGCGGCTTGaccctgctcctcctgccgcTGGCCTTGCTGGCGGCCCCGGCGCAGGCCCAAggcggcacggcggcggcggcggaggaggttAAAATAGAGGTGCTGCACCTCCCCGAGGTCTGCAGCCCGACGAGCAAGAAGGGGGATCTGCTGAACGCGCACTACGACGGTTTCCTGGCCAGCGACGGATCCAAGTTTTACTGCAG TCGGACGCAAAATGAAGGTCATCCAAAATGGTTCGTTCTGGGTGTTGGACAAGTCATAAAAGGGTTAGATATTGCTATGATGAATATGTGTCCTGGAGAAAAACGGAAAGTGATCATTCCTCCATCATTAGCATATGGACAGCAAGGATATg CACAGGGCAAGATTCCACCCAATGCAACATTGATCTTTGAGATTGAACTTTATGCAGTAAATAGGGGACCTCGCAGTGTTGAAGCATTTAATCAAATAGACAAGGACAGTGACAAGAAACTCTCTGAACTTGAG atAAGCCAGTATTTGAAAGAAGAATTTGCAAGAGATGGCAAAAAACGTCATCCCTCAGTCCATGATGAAATCTTAGCTGATATATTTAAGAAGAATGACCATGATGGAGATGGTTTCATATCAGCAAAGGAGTACAATGTCTACCAGCACGATGAACTCtaa
- the OSBPL6 gene encoding oxysterol-binding protein-related protein 6 isoform X2, which translates to MLFWKLFPFICHCSCLKQNMKMYIPLNLAGATNCSLKEDNFLFGSPSFIFMLQLVGDGGRLVPVPSLSEADKYQPLSVVIKKRKCLLSKKSKFASTPFTLKDILQGEKEISAGVSSYQLLNYEDKSDVSLNGRRGNQIMNDVGFDVAGSDSVAFKASFGIVTKHEVEVPTLLKELTTRKINFDHCLVHQSRKSRMEILCVVMESIRTTRQCSLTVHTGMRGETMRFHIIEDQNSKGRDKAIVFPAHTTIAFSVFELYIHLDGNFELCVTPISKGGFEKEKSGSSSLTKLRTLKSNLFHRNKRVVDTIASSDAYLEDLFTDYYEKAVSMTDLSTSYLREGSHIRINLLNNNIPKGPCVLCGMGSSKRETVYGCLECSFNGQKYIRLHAVPCFDLWHKRVK; encoded by the exons TTCCTTTAAATCTGGCAGGAGCTACCAACTGCAGTCtcaaagaagataattttctttttggcagtCCCAGTTTTATCTTCATGCTACAGCTG GTTGGTGACGGAGGAAGACTAGTTCCAGTGCCCAGTCTCAGTGAAGCTGATAAATACCAACCTCTGAGCGTTgtcattaagaaaagaaaatgtttgctttcaaaaaaatctaaatttgcCTCAACACCTTTCACATTAAAAGACATTCTTCAAGGGGAGAAAGAAATTTCTGCAG GTGTCTCGTCTTACCAGTTGCTCAACTATGAAGACAAATCAGATGTTTCGCTTAATGGTAGAAGAGGAAATCAGATAATGAATGACGTTGGTTTTGACGTTGCTGGATCAGATTCTGTTGCCTTTAAAGCTTCGTTTGGCATAGTGACCAAGCATGAGGTTGAAGTACCAACACTGCTTAAAGAACTTACTACAAG aaaaataaactttgatcATTGCCTAGTCCATCAATCAAGAAAAAGTAGAATGGAAATTTTGTGTGTGGTCATGGAAAGTATTAGAACTACAAGGCAGTGCTCATTAACTGTCCATACTGGAATGCGTGGAGAGACAATGAGG TTTCACATTATTGAAGATCAGAATTCTAAAGGGCGGGACAAAGCCATTGTTTTTCCTGCGCATACAACTATTGCTTTTAGTGTATTTGAACTTTATATTCATTTGGATGGTAATTTCG aacTCTGTGTGACTCCAATTTCAAAAGGAggatttgaaaaagagaaatctgGATCATCTTCACTGACCAAATTAAGGACGTTAAAGAGTAATCTGTTTCATCGAA ATAAAAGAGTAGTGGATACCATTGCTAGCTCTGATGCTTACTTGGAGGACCTTTTTACAGATTACTATGAAAAAGCTGTGAGCATGACTGATCTCTCTACAAGCTATCTCAGAGAAGGGTCTCATATCCGAATTAATTTACTTAATAACAACATCCCCAAAGGTCCTTGTGTCCTTTGTGGAATGGGAAGTTCTAAAAGGGAGACAGTCTACGGATGCCTAGAGTGTTCTTTTAATGGACAAAAGTACATACGACTACATGCTGTGCCCTGTTTTGACCTCTGGCATAAGAGAGTAAAGTAA
- the OSBPL6 gene encoding oxysterol-binding protein-related protein 6 isoform X1 produces MEENSIEYVPKFFKKVIDANQREAWVTNDTYWELRKDPGFIPLNLAGATNCSLKEDNFLFGSPSFIFMLQLVGDGGRLVPVPSLSEADKYQPLSVVIKKRKCLLSKKSKFASTPFTLKDILQGEKEISAGVSSYQLLNYEDKSDVSLNGRRGNQIMNDVGFDVAGSDSVAFKASFGIVTKHEVEVPTLLKELTTRKINFDHCLVHQSRKSRMEILCVVMESIRTTRQCSLTVHTGMRGETMRFHIIEDQNSKGRDKAIVFPAHTTIAFSVFELYIHLDGNFELCVTPISKGGFEKEKSGSSSLTKLRTLKSNLFHRNKRVVDTIASSDAYLEDLFTDYYEKAVSMTDLSTSYLREGSHIRINLLNNNIPKGPCVLCGMGSSKRETVYGCLECSFNGQKYIRLHAVPCFDLWHKRVK; encoded by the exons TTCCTTTAAATCTGGCAGGAGCTACCAACTGCAGTCtcaaagaagataattttctttttggcagtCCCAGTTTTATCTTCATGCTACAGCTG GTTGGTGACGGAGGAAGACTAGTTCCAGTGCCCAGTCTCAGTGAAGCTGATAAATACCAACCTCTGAGCGTTgtcattaagaaaagaaaatgtttgctttcaaaaaaatctaaatttgcCTCAACACCTTTCACATTAAAAGACATTCTTCAAGGGGAGAAAGAAATTTCTGCAG GTGTCTCGTCTTACCAGTTGCTCAACTATGAAGACAAATCAGATGTTTCGCTTAATGGTAGAAGAGGAAATCAGATAATGAATGACGTTGGTTTTGACGTTGCTGGATCAGATTCTGTTGCCTTTAAAGCTTCGTTTGGCATAGTGACCAAGCATGAGGTTGAAGTACCAACACTGCTTAAAGAACTTACTACAAG aaaaataaactttgatcATTGCCTAGTCCATCAATCAAGAAAAAGTAGAATGGAAATTTTGTGTGTGGTCATGGAAAGTATTAGAACTACAAGGCAGTGCTCATTAACTGTCCATACTGGAATGCGTGGAGAGACAATGAGG TTTCACATTATTGAAGATCAGAATTCTAAAGGGCGGGACAAAGCCATTGTTTTTCCTGCGCATACAACTATTGCTTTTAGTGTATTTGAACTTTATATTCATTTGGATGGTAATTTCG aacTCTGTGTGACTCCAATTTCAAAAGGAggatttgaaaaagagaaatctgGATCATCTTCACTGACCAAATTAAGGACGTTAAAGAGTAATCTGTTTCATCGAA ATAAAAGAGTAGTGGATACCATTGCTAGCTCTGATGCTTACTTGGAGGACCTTTTTACAGATTACTATGAAAAAGCTGTGAGCATGACTGATCTCTCTACAAGCTATCTCAGAGAAGGGTCTCATATCCGAATTAATTTACTTAATAACAACATCCCCAAAGGTCCTTGTGTCCTTTGTGGAATGGGAAGTTCTAAAAGGGAGACAGTCTACGGATGCCTAGAGTGTTCTTTTAATGGACAAAAGTACATACGACTACATGCTGTGCCCTGTTTTGACCTCTGGCATAAGAGAGTAAAGTAA
- the OSBPL6 gene encoding oxysterol-binding protein-related protein 6 isoform X3, with protein MNDVGFDVAGSDSVAFKASFGIVTKHEVEVPTLLKELTTRKINFDHCLVHQSRKSRMEILCVVMESIRTTRQCSLTVHTGMRGETMRFHIIEDQNSKGRDKAIVFPAHTTIAFSVFELYIHLDGNFELCVTPISKGGFEKEKSGSSSLTKLRTLKSNLFHRNKRVVDTIASSDAYLEDLFTDYYEKAVSMTDLSTSYLREGSHIRINLLNNNIPKGPCVLCGMGSSKRETVYGCLECSFNGQKYIRLHAVPCFDLWHKRVK; from the exons ATGAATGACGTTGGTTTTGACGTTGCTGGATCAGATTCTGTTGCCTTTAAAGCTTCGTTTGGCATAGTGACCAAGCATGAGGTTGAAGTACCAACACTGCTTAAAGAACTTACTACAAG aaaaataaactttgatcATTGCCTAGTCCATCAATCAAGAAAAAGTAGAATGGAAATTTTGTGTGTGGTCATGGAAAGTATTAGAACTACAAGGCAGTGCTCATTAACTGTCCATACTGGAATGCGTGGAGAGACAATGAGG TTTCACATTATTGAAGATCAGAATTCTAAAGGGCGGGACAAAGCCATTGTTTTTCCTGCGCATACAACTATTGCTTTTAGTGTATTTGAACTTTATATTCATTTGGATGGTAATTTCG aacTCTGTGTGACTCCAATTTCAAAAGGAggatttgaaaaagagaaatctgGATCATCTTCACTGACCAAATTAAGGACGTTAAAGAGTAATCTGTTTCATCGAA ATAAAAGAGTAGTGGATACCATTGCTAGCTCTGATGCTTACTTGGAGGACCTTTTTACAGATTACTATGAAAAAGCTGTGAGCATGACTGATCTCTCTACAAGCTATCTCAGAGAAGGGTCTCATATCCGAATTAATTTACTTAATAACAACATCCCCAAAGGTCCTTGTGTCCTTTGTGGAATGGGAAGTTCTAAAAGGGAGACAGTCTACGGATGCCTAGAGTGTTCTTTTAATGGACAAAAGTACATACGACTACATGCTGTGCCCTGTTTTGACCTCTGGCATAAGAGAGTAAAGTAA